The following are encoded in a window of Cryobacterium sp. CG_9.6 genomic DNA:
- a CDS encoding ABC transporter ATP-binding protein codes for MSAALAPNTPPVISLSGVGIRFRRNRRGRRNFKDLFAARSRRSRPGEFWALQNVSFTVQRGEAIGVVGRNGQGKSTLLKLVTGVVLPDAGTVRVTEGVAPLIEITGGFVDDLSVRDNVYLTAGLHGMTRKQIDLRFDEIIEFAEIADFIDTPYKHLSSGMKVRIAFAVISRLEEPIILVDEVLAVGDKAFREKCYQRIEELLAGGRTLFIVSHNERDLRRFCTRGLYLDKGDLVLDGPIDEVLARYNAEYGVKRA; via the coding sequence ATTTCTGCCGCATTGGCACCGAACACACCGCCGGTGATTTCGCTGTCGGGGGTGGGCATCCGCTTTCGCCGCAACCGGCGCGGTCGCCGCAACTTCAAGGACCTCTTTGCGGCCCGCAGCCGTCGCAGCCGACCTGGTGAATTCTGGGCCCTACAGAACGTGTCCTTTACGGTGCAGCGCGGCGAGGCCATCGGTGTCGTGGGACGAAATGGTCAGGGTAAGTCCACCCTGCTCAAGCTCGTGACCGGGGTTGTCCTTCCCGATGCCGGTACTGTGCGGGTGACCGAGGGCGTCGCACCCCTGATCGAGATCACCGGCGGATTCGTGGATGACCTCTCCGTTCGTGACAATGTGTACCTGACCGCTGGGCTGCACGGTATGACGCGGAAGCAGATTGATCTGCGGTTCGACGAGATCATCGAGTTTGCGGAGATCGCCGACTTCATTGACACCCCGTACAAGCACCTCTCGAGCGGAATGAAGGTGCGCATCGCGTTTGCTGTCATCTCGCGACTCGAAGAGCCCATCATCCTCGTGGACGAGGTACTCGCGGTGGGTGACAAGGCCTTTCGCGAAAAGTGTTACCAGCGTATCGAGGAGCTGCTCGCGGGCGGGCGAACCCTCTTCATCGTGTCGCACAACGAACGTGACCTCCGCCGATTCTGCACTCGAGGCCTCTACCTCGACAAGGGCGATCTGGTGCTCGATGGCCCCATCGACGAGGTGCTCGCCCGTTACAACGCCGAGTACGGCGTGAAGCGCGCCTGA
- a CDS encoding ABC transporter permease, with protein sequence MSSTFDDVRAHQRTPLARYWHSLWLLTRRDLRVRYSTSVLGYFWSILDPLVMAGIYWFVFTQVFERNVGSEPYIVFLLAALLPWMWFNGAVSDCTRAFLREAKLIRSTRIPRTIWVNRLVLSKGIEFVAAIPVLVLFAVVYGAEISADALLFPLAILLQVILTAGVGLLVAPLVVFFRDLERAVKLILRFLFYASPIIYSTADLPGNLQFWAAFNPLSGIFSLYRAAFFPDQLDWFAVAIGAAMSVAFLALGLLVFSRSERSVLKEI encoded by the coding sequence GTGAGTAGTACCTTTGACGATGTGCGTGCGCACCAGCGCACCCCACTGGCGCGTTACTGGCATTCCCTCTGGCTCTTAACCAGACGAGACCTGCGCGTGCGGTATTCGACATCCGTTCTCGGCTACTTCTGGTCGATTCTGGATCCGCTCGTGATGGCGGGCATTTACTGGTTCGTCTTCACGCAGGTCTTCGAGCGGAACGTGGGATCCGAACCCTATATTGTGTTCCTTCTCGCGGCACTGCTGCCGTGGATGTGGTTCAACGGGGCCGTCTCGGACTGCACCCGTGCCTTTCTGCGCGAAGCGAAGCTGATTCGCTCCACCCGCATTCCGCGCACCATCTGGGTCAATCGTCTGGTGCTTTCCAAGGGCATCGAGTTTGTCGCTGCTATCCCCGTGCTCGTGCTCTTTGCCGTGGTCTACGGAGCCGAGATCAGTGCTGATGCCCTGCTCTTTCCGCTGGCCATCCTGCTTCAGGTGATCCTCACTGCCGGTGTCGGTCTGCTCGTGGCCCCACTCGTGGTGTTTTTCCGCGACCTCGAACGCGCGGTCAAACTGATCCTGCGCTTTCTGTTCTACGCGTCGCCGATTATCTACAGCACCGCGGATCTTCCGGGCAACCTTCAGTTCTGGGCCGCCTTCAATCCCCTGAGCGGTATTTTCAGCCTTTATCGCGCCGCATTCTTTCCCGACCAGCTCGACTGGTTCGCCGTGGCGATCGGCGCCGCCATGTCCGTGGCTTTCCTGGCGCTCGGCCTCCTCGTCTTCTCGCGCTCCGAACGCTCGGTACTGAAGGAGATCTAG
- a CDS encoding phosphocholine cytidylyltransferase family protein, with protein sequence MTTQIVILAAGMGSRLGRSLPKPLTELSDGRTIMQQQFDNIDHAFGSAAQVTIVVGYKLEHIIEAFPQASFVYNEEYDQTNTSKSLLRALQASTTGGVLWMNGDVVFDPAILDRAAAMMARDQSFVTVNTDKVSDEEVKYTTSAEGYIQELSKTVKNGLGEAVGINYVSSGDKAVLMRHLAKVGDQDYFERGIELAIEKNSMLVEPVNISDFYAVEVDFAEDLERANLFV encoded by the coding sequence GTGACTACCCAAATTGTAATTCTTGCGGCCGGAATGGGCAGCCGTCTCGGCCGCTCATTGCCGAAGCCGCTGACCGAACTCAGTGACGGTCGCACCATCATGCAGCAGCAGTTCGACAACATTGACCACGCCTTCGGCAGTGCAGCCCAGGTCACCATCGTTGTGGGCTACAAGCTTGAGCACATCATCGAGGCGTTCCCGCAGGCATCCTTCGTTTATAACGAGGAATACGACCAGACCAACACGTCGAAGAGCCTGCTGCGCGCTCTTCAGGCCTCCACCACTGGTGGGGTGCTGTGGATGAACGGTGACGTCGTCTTCGATCCGGCCATCCTCGACCGCGCGGCCGCCATGATGGCACGGGACCAGTCCTTCGTCACCGTGAACACCGACAAGGTGTCCGATGAAGAGGTGAAGTACACCACCAGCGCCGAGGGCTACATCCAGGAGCTGTCGAAGACCGTGAAGAACGGTCTCGGCGAAGCCGTAGGTATCAACTACGTGTCCAGCGGCGACAAGGCCGTGCTCATGCGTCACCTTGCCAAGGTCGGCGACCAGGACTACTTCGAACGTGGAATTGAACTGGCCATCGAGAAGAACAGCATGCTCGTTGAGCCGGTCAACATCTCCGACTTCTATGCCGTCGAGGTCGACTTCGCTGAAGACCTCGAGCGCGCGAACCTCTTCGTTTAA
- a CDS encoding ABC transporter ATP-binding protein, whose product MTTVPPNSEPDGQPSDVQSSAGEAESAAPSADAPSDATAIKPAPVRKSPVRKPAAPRTTSPRPKPAGSAAPASAAAKSDTTPRKPASVRSGAAKPATAKPASPRTGTASTSATRSLATAKTTAARSSAVKTAAANSTATKAAAATKATAARAAASKTAARQAATIRAAAAAAADTSAVQDVGREPVDKAAAELVTVVPTFVQDTVLLESSSALLSPQAGGSESLTYRASPSPKTATTAVVAVPREPEPVTTPKAVESLAPLVLSARGLLKRFGRTVAVSGVDIEVRAGSFFGIVGPNGAGKTTTLSMITGLLRPDEGSVHVHGIDVWKQPQDAKRAMGVLPDRLRLFDRLTGAQLLHYSGILRGLDGETVRARSADLSSAFGLTDALNRLVSDYSAGMTKKIALACAMIHSPRLLVLDEPFESVDPVSAVIVTEILQKYVAGGGTVVLSSHGIDMIQRVCDNVAVIVNGQVLDAGTIDQVRGEKSLEDRFVELAGGRTESEGLAWLHSFSD is encoded by the coding sequence GTGACGACTGTACCGCCGAACTCCGAGCCCGACGGGCAGCCGTCAGACGTGCAGTCCAGCGCTGGCGAGGCTGAATCCGCCGCTCCTTCAGCCGACGCGCCCTCTGATGCGACCGCAATTAAGCCGGCGCCGGTTCGAAAATCACCGGTGCGCAAACCCGCCGCGCCCCGCACAACATCGCCTCGCCCCAAACCTGCGGGGTCGGCGGCTCCGGCGTCTGCCGCCGCCAAATCTGACACCACCCCGCGAAAGCCGGCCTCCGTCCGTTCCGGTGCTGCCAAGCCTGCCACCGCCAAGCCGGCCTCCCCGCGCACCGGCACGGCGAGCACCAGTGCAACCCGGTCTCTGGCCACCGCCAAGACAACGGCCGCCCGATCCAGCGCGGTGAAGACGGCCGCGGCGAACTCAACGGCCACCAAGGCCGCGGCGGCCACCAAAGCCACAGCGGCTCGGGCGGCCGCGAGCAAGACCGCTGCCCGACAGGCTGCAACGATACGTGCTGCTGCTGCTGCTGCTGCCGACACGTCGGCCGTGCAGGATGTTGGACGGGAACCTGTTGACAAGGCAGCGGCTGAGCTCGTCACAGTGGTGCCCACCTTTGTGCAAGACACCGTCTTACTCGAATCGTCGTCAGCCCTGCTGTCCCCGCAGGCCGGCGGATCGGAAAGCCTGACGTACCGCGCGTCACCTAGCCCGAAAACGGCGACCACAGCTGTTGTCGCCGTGCCACGCGAGCCCGAGCCCGTGACCACTCCGAAGGCTGTGGAGTCGCTCGCCCCCCTCGTTCTTTCCGCCCGAGGCCTGCTTAAGCGGTTCGGTCGCACCGTTGCCGTCTCCGGAGTTGACATCGAGGTGCGGGCCGGTTCGTTCTTCGGAATCGTTGGTCCTAACGGCGCCGGCAAGACCACGACGCTGTCCATGATCACCGGGTTGCTTCGCCCGGACGAGGGCTCGGTGCACGTGCACGGTATCGATGTCTGGAAACAGCCACAGGATGCAAAGCGGGCCATGGGAGTACTTCCCGATCGGCTTCGGCTGTTCGACCGACTCACCGGTGCTCAGTTACTCCACTACTCCGGAATTCTGCGCGGGCTGGACGGTGAAACCGTGCGAGCCCGGTCCGCGGACCTCAGCAGCGCCTTCGGTCTGACCGACGCCCTGAACCGACTCGTGTCCGACTACTCGGCCGGCATGACAAAGAAAATTGCGCTCGCGTGCGCCATGATCCACTCCCCGCGCCTGCTCGTGCTCGACGAGCCCTTCGAATCGGTGGACCCGGTCTCGGCGGTGATCGTCACCGAGATTCTGCAAAAGTACGTGGCGGGCGGTGGAACCGTGGTGCTGTCCAGCCACGGCATCGACATGATCCAGCGTGTGTGCGACAACGTGGCCGTCATCGTCAACGGGCAGGTACTCGACGCGGGAACAATCGATCAGGTTCGTGGTGAGAAATCGCTGGAGGACCGCTTTGTGGAACTCGCCGGCGGTCGCACGGAATCGGAGGGCCTCGCGTGGTTGCACAGCTTCTCGGACTGA
- a CDS encoding DUF3039 domain-containing protein produces MTDIFRASSVEPGQPGGGISTLDRELEELLNQEQIEPGDHERFSHYVPKDKILESAITGKPVKALCGKKWLPGRDPEKFPVCPTCKAIWEKMKDK; encoded by the coding sequence ATGACTGATATCTTCCGTGCGAGCAGTGTCGAACCCGGTCAGCCCGGGGGTGGAATCTCCACCCTTGATCGTGAGCTCGAAGAGCTGCTGAACCAGGAGCAGATTGAGCCGGGCGACCACGAGCGCTTCTCGCACTACGTGCCCAAAGACAAGATTTTGGAGTCGGCCATCACGGGCAAGCCGGTGAAGGCACTCTGTGGCAAGAAGTGGCTGCCGGGTCGCGACCCGGAGAAGTTTCCGGTGTGCCCCACCTGTAAGGCCATCTGGGAGAAGATGAAGGACAAGTAG
- a CDS encoding nicotinate phosphoribosyltransferase, which yields MTLSPAFRTDRYELTMVDAAIQSGRADLECMFEAFARRLPTGRRYGIVAGTGRLMELIRQFRFEDAELSWLEENAVVRRPTLDFLANYAFRGSVWGYQEGDAYFPGSPLLQVESTFAEGVMLETIILSVLNYDTSVASAAARMVSVSLGRPIAEMGSRRTSEHAAVAAARAAYIAGFSATSSLEAGRTWGIPTMGTAAHSFVLLHDSEEEAFRAQVAAFGTGTTLLVDTYNVPRGIALAVEVAGPQLGAIRIDSGDLPTVVAAARAQLDSLGAVNTTITVTSDLDEFSIAALSASPVDAFGVGTSVVTGSGEPAAGLVYKLVAHRSPNAEWISVAKTSVSKTSIGGRKNAIRRIDEHGTAREEVVLLGAGPAAAPADAEAGTARDRPLLVPLIADGVLTERFTGAAGTELARAHCATVMRELPIEAFRLGRGDAVIPTTYR from the coding sequence GTGACCTTGTCCCCCGCATTCCGCACAGACCGCTACGAACTCACCATGGTTGACGCCGCGATTCAGAGTGGGCGCGCCGATCTAGAGTGCATGTTTGAGGCCTTTGCCCGCCGCCTCCCCACCGGTCGACGCTACGGAATCGTTGCCGGTACCGGACGACTGATGGAGCTCATCCGTCAGTTCCGGTTCGAGGACGCGGAACTCAGCTGGCTGGAAGAGAACGCGGTTGTGCGTCGACCCACCCTGGATTTTCTCGCCAACTACGCCTTCCGCGGCAGCGTTTGGGGCTATCAGGAGGGCGATGCCTACTTCCCCGGCTCACCCCTGCTGCAGGTGGAGAGCACCTTTGCCGAGGGCGTCATGCTCGAGACCATCATTCTGAGCGTGCTCAACTACGACACGTCGGTGGCCAGCGCCGCCGCCCGGATGGTGTCCGTGAGCCTCGGGCGACCGATCGCGGAGATGGGCTCGCGCCGCACGAGTGAGCATGCCGCTGTGGCCGCCGCCCGAGCCGCGTACATCGCCGGGTTCTCCGCCACCAGCAGCCTCGAAGCCGGCCGCACCTGGGGCATCCCCACGATGGGAACGGCAGCGCACTCTTTTGTCCTGCTTCACGACAGCGAGGAGGAGGCTTTCCGCGCGCAGGTGGCCGCCTTCGGAACGGGAACGACGCTTCTTGTCGACACGTACAACGTGCCTCGTGGCATCGCTCTTGCGGTGGAGGTGGCCGGGCCGCAACTCGGCGCGATTCGCATTGACTCGGGAGACCTGCCAACGGTCGTGGCTGCCGCCCGAGCGCAGCTCGACTCCCTCGGAGCGGTGAACACCACGATCACCGTGACGAGCGATCTCGACGAATTCTCGATCGCAGCCCTCTCAGCGTCACCGGTTGATGCGTTCGGAGTGGGGACATCCGTTGTGACGGGCTCGGGCGAACCCGCCGCCGGCCTGGTCTACAAACTGGTGGCCCATCGCAGTCCGAATGCCGAGTGGATCTCGGTGGCCAAGACATCGGTCTCGAAGACCTCCATTGGTGGCCGGAAGAACGCGATCCGCCGCATTGACGAGCACGGTACGGCACGTGAAGAGGTTGTGCTGCTGGGAGCGGGGCCGGCCGCAGCACCGGCGGATGCAGAAGCGGGCACCGCACGGGACCGCCCACTGCTCGTTCCACTCATCGCAGACGGCGTTCTCACCGAGCGATTCACCGGTGCCGCGGGCACCGAGCTCGCACGAGCACACTGCGCCACAGTGATGAGAGAGTTGCCGATCGAAGCATTCCGACTGGGCCGCGGCGATGCCGTGATTCCTACGACCTACCGGTAA
- the murI gene encoding glutamate racemase — MTDAPIGIFDSGVGGLTVARAIKDQLPNESLLYIGDTAHSPYGPKKIADVRGFALDVLDDLVAQDVKLIVIACNTASAAMLRDARERYSVPVIEVIQPAVRRAVGTTRNKRVGVIGTEGTVNSRAYNDAFAAATDIRLFSAACPRFVEFVEAGVTSGAEVLAVAAEYLAPLQEANVDTLVLGCTHYPFLRGAISYVMGDAVTLVSSDTETANDVYRVLVSQGLERHSRSAPTYRYEATGASADDFLELAHRLLGPEISRVNLIETGSLSLADLNEFAALHPPTTVKENP, encoded by the coding sequence GTGACTGACGCACCGATTGGAATCTTCGACTCCGGAGTGGGCGGGCTCACGGTTGCGCGGGCCATCAAAGACCAGTTGCCCAACGAATCGCTGCTGTATATCGGTGATACCGCGCATTCGCCCTATGGGCCCAAGAAGATCGCCGACGTGCGGGGATTCGCTCTTGATGTGCTGGACGACCTCGTGGCTCAAGACGTGAAGCTCATCGTCATTGCGTGCAACACCGCATCCGCAGCGATGCTGCGTGATGCCCGCGAGCGCTACAGCGTGCCCGTGATCGAGGTGATCCAGCCGGCCGTGCGCCGTGCCGTGGGCACAACGCGTAACAAGCGAGTCGGCGTGATCGGTACCGAGGGAACCGTGAACTCACGGGCCTACAACGACGCTTTTGCCGCGGCCACGGACATCCGCTTGTTCAGCGCGGCCTGCCCGCGATTTGTGGAATTTGTGGAGGCGGGTGTGACGTCGGGCGCCGAGGTGCTTGCCGTCGCTGCGGAGTATCTTGCCCCCCTGCAAGAGGCCAACGTGGACACCCTCGTTCTTGGCTGCACGCACTATCCGTTTCTGCGGGGCGCGATTTCATATGTGATGGGTGACGCTGTCACGCTGGTATCCAGTGACACGGAAACGGCCAACGACGTGTACCGGGTCTTGGTGAGCCAGGGCCTCGAACGTCATAGCCGGTCGGCCCCAACCTACCGATATGAGGCCACGGGAGCGAGCGCCGACGATTTTCTCGAGCTGGCACATCGGCTCCTCGGGCCCGAGATCTCCCGGGTTAATTTGATTGAAACCGGCTCACTCAGCCTCGCCGACCTGAACGAATTCGCCGCACTGCACCCCCCAACCACTGTCAAGGAGAACCCATGA
- the rph gene encoding ribonuclease PH, producing MNDAVRIDGRTNDQLRPITIERGWSEQAEGSALISYGRTKVLCTASFTNGVPRWMSGKGKGWVTAEYSMLPRSTNSRMDRESVKGKVGGRTHEISRLVGRSLRAVVDMKALGENTIVLDCDVLQADGGTRTAAITGAYVALADALAWGREKKFIAQKAQPLTDSVSAVSVGIIGGVPMLDLAYTEDVRADTDMNVVVTGRGKFVEVQGTAEAAPFDRTELDTLLDLALAGAITLTEFQNRALEG from the coding sequence ATGAACGACGCTGTACGCATCGACGGACGCACCAATGATCAGCTGCGCCCCATCACCATCGAGCGCGGCTGGAGCGAGCAGGCGGAAGGTTCCGCACTGATCTCCTACGGCCGCACCAAGGTGCTCTGCACCGCGTCCTTCACCAACGGCGTCCCACGCTGGATGTCGGGCAAGGGCAAGGGCTGGGTCACCGCGGAGTATTCCATGCTCCCTCGCTCTACGAACTCTCGCATGGACCGTGAGTCGGTCAAGGGCAAGGTTGGTGGACGCACCCATGAGATCAGTCGTCTGGTGGGACGCAGCCTGCGCGCGGTCGTGGACATGAAAGCGCTGGGCGAAAACACCATCGTTCTTGATTGTGATGTTTTGCAGGCCGACGGCGGAACGCGCACCGCCGCAATCACGGGTGCCTACGTGGCTCTCGCCGACGCTCTGGCGTGGGGCCGCGAGAAGAAGTTCATCGCCCAGAAGGCGCAGCCCCTCACTGATAGTGTGTCAGCGGTCTCCGTGGGCATCATCGGTGGTGTGCCTATGCTCGACCTGGCATACACCGAAGACGTCCGTGCCGACACCGACATGAACGTGGTGGTCACCGGACGAGGCAAGTTTGTTGAGGTGCAGGGCACGGCCGAGGCCGCACCCTTTGACCGCACCGAGCTGGACACTCTGCTGGACCTCGCTCTGGCCGGTGCCATTACGCTCACCGAGTTCCAGAACCGCGCACTGGAAGGCTGA
- the rdgB gene encoding RdgB/HAM1 family non-canonical purine NTP pyrophosphatase → MQIVLATHNAHKVEELRRILEPQLPGIEVLAYDGPEPVEDGATFTANALIKARAAAKHTGLPAIADDSGICVDVLGGAPGIFSARWAGPDRDSDQNLQLLLWQLSDMADEHRGANFTCAAALALPDGTEHAVVAEWPGQLLHEPNGTNGFGYDPIFLPDGYAISAAELSAHVKNQVSHRAMAFEALIPVVREVLGA, encoded by the coding sequence ATGCAGATCGTACTGGCTACGCACAACGCTCACAAGGTGGAGGAGCTGCGCCGCATCCTGGAGCCGCAACTGCCCGGTATTGAGGTTCTCGCCTACGACGGCCCCGAACCGGTCGAAGACGGGGCTACTTTCACCGCGAACGCACTGATCAAAGCACGGGCGGCCGCAAAACACACGGGCTTGCCGGCGATCGCCGACGATTCGGGAATCTGCGTTGACGTGCTGGGAGGTGCGCCGGGGATCTTCTCCGCCCGCTGGGCCGGCCCGGACCGCGACTCCGACCAAAACCTGCAGCTTCTGCTCTGGCAACTCAGTGACATGGCTGATGAACACCGCGGTGCGAACTTCACCTGTGCGGCAGCCCTCGCCCTACCGGACGGCACCGAGCACGCTGTGGTGGCCGAGTGGCCGGGGCAGCTGCTGCACGAGCCCAATGGCACCAACGGATTCGGTTACGATCCCATCTTCTTGCCCGACGGGTATGCCATTTCGGCGGCCGAGCTGTCGGCGCATGTGAAGAATCAGGTGAGCCACCGAGCCATGGCATTCGAAGCGCTCATCCCCGTGGTGCGTGAGGTCCTAGGCGCCTAA
- a CDS encoding IS1380 family transposase — translation MQLFHSSSRLSATFDDTNLVSSAGLVPAMALAVKTGLSDLADAWLTLPGYFGANSGLKVTALVAGMLAGADSIDDMALLRHGGMKKLFVGTYAPSTLGSFLRSFTFGHVRQLDAVAWRWLVNVAAHTPIVAGIDDYALVDIDDTIKEVHGYQKQGSGYGYSGVRGLNALIGIVSTPQAAPIIVGSRLRKGAAGSPRGAGKFVGDVLATVKRLRSQTATGLVLLRADSAFYGHAVVAAAHRAGAKVSITARMDPAVKRAIGTITDDQWTTINYTDAIRDEATGAWISSAEVAEVVFTAFSSRKKAERIVGRLVVRRIPELNQKATEGQPTLFDTHRFHAFFTTSDLDTVTADQTHRQHAIIEQINADLKDSALAHLPSGVFTANAAWLVLATIAFNLSRAVGSLAGSDLGKARSGTIRRKLISIPARISTSARRITLHLPANWPWKPGWTTAFAAACGPPQTAAT, via the coding sequence ATGCAACTTTTCCACAGTTCCAGCCGCTTGTCAGCCACCTTCGACGACACGAATCTCGTGTCGTCCGCGGGGCTTGTCCCCGCGATGGCGTTGGCGGTGAAAACCGGCCTCAGCGACCTCGCCGATGCATGGCTGACCTTGCCGGGGTACTTCGGCGCGAACTCGGGGTTGAAAGTCACCGCGTTGGTCGCGGGGATGCTCGCTGGTGCCGATTCGATTGATGACATGGCGTTGCTGCGGCACGGCGGGATGAAGAAACTCTTCGTCGGGACGTATGCCCCGTCGACGTTGGGGTCGTTCCTGCGGTCGTTCACGTTTGGTCACGTCCGTCAGTTGGACGCCGTCGCTTGGCGGTGGCTGGTCAACGTCGCCGCACACACCCCGATCGTGGCGGGCATCGACGACTATGCCCTTGTGGACATCGACGACACGATCAAGGAAGTCCACGGATATCAGAAGCAAGGCTCCGGTTACGGCTACTCCGGAGTGCGCGGCTTGAACGCTCTGATCGGCATCGTCTCCACACCCCAGGCGGCACCGATCATCGTCGGCTCCCGGCTGCGGAAAGGCGCGGCAGGTTCCCCGCGCGGCGCGGGAAAGTTCGTCGGGGATGTCCTCGCCACCGTGAAACGCCTCCGCAGCCAGACGGCCACCGGCCTCGTGCTGCTGCGCGCGGACAGCGCGTTCTATGGGCACGCGGTCGTCGCCGCCGCGCACCGGGCTGGCGCAAAAGTGTCCATCACGGCACGCATGGACCCGGCCGTTAAGCGCGCCATCGGCACGATCACCGATGACCAATGGACGACCATCAACTACACCGATGCGATCCGGGACGAGGCCACCGGCGCGTGGATATCGTCCGCCGAGGTCGCGGAAGTCGTGTTCACCGCGTTCAGCTCGCGCAAGAAGGCCGAACGCATCGTGGGGCGCCTGGTCGTGCGCCGGATCCCGGAACTGAATCAGAAGGCGACCGAAGGGCAGCCGACCCTGTTTGACACGCATCGGTTTCATGCGTTCTTCACCACCAGCGACCTGGACACTGTCACCGCGGACCAGACCCACCGGCAGCACGCCATCATCGAGCAGATTAACGCCGACCTTAAGGACAGCGCGCTGGCGCACCTGCCATCAGGTGTGTTCACGGCCAACGCGGCCTGGCTCGTGCTGGCCACGATCGCCTTCAACCTTTCGCGCGCCGTTGGTTCGCTGGCCGGCAGCGATCTCGGCAAGGCACGCAGCGGCACCATTCGTCGCAAACTCATCAGCATCCCCGCCCGCATCTCCACCTCGGCACGCAGGATCACCCTGCACCTCCCCGCCAACTGGCCATGGAAACCCGGATGGACGACCGCGTTCGCGGCGGCCTGCGGCCCGCCGCAAACCGCCGCCACCTAA
- a CDS encoding cation diffusion facilitator family transporter, translating to MGHDHAHSSESNRTRLTLAIGIIGVVLLVEIVGAVVSGSLALLADAGHMLSDLLGLIVALTATIVAARPATDRQTFGYQRAEVFGALINGLILLGVAVFVVIGAVSRLLDPAATEVLGGPMLIVAIIGLVANIGALLLLRPAAAGSINMRGAYLEVLGDALGSVAVIIAATIILLTGFAPADAIASLLIAAMIVPRAVVLLRDVVRVFSESAPADTDVAEIRRHLEETTGVLAVHDVHVWAITSGAHVFSAHIVVEPEVLADGRAGALLDELSACLATHFDVDHSTFQLEPAEHASHGHDHLHP from the coding sequence ATGGGTCATGACCACGCGCACTCCTCGGAGTCGAATCGTACCCGGCTCACACTCGCCATCGGCATTATTGGCGTGGTTTTGCTCGTGGAAATCGTGGGTGCCGTTGTCAGCGGTTCGCTCGCATTGCTGGCCGACGCTGGCCACATGCTCTCTGACCTGCTCGGCCTGATTGTTGCCCTCACGGCAACGATCGTTGCGGCTCGGCCGGCCACAGATCGGCAGACCTTCGGCTATCAGCGTGCGGAGGTCTTCGGGGCGCTGATCAACGGGCTTATTCTGCTCGGGGTTGCCGTGTTCGTGGTGATCGGGGCGGTGAGCCGTCTGCTCGACCCGGCTGCCACGGAGGTTCTGGGCGGCCCCATGCTGATCGTGGCCATCATCGGTCTCGTCGCCAACATTGGGGCGCTGCTTCTGCTGCGCCCCGCCGCCGCTGGCTCGATCAACATGCGCGGGGCTTACCTGGAAGTGCTGGGCGACGCTCTCGGTTCGGTTGCCGTCATTATTGCCGCCACGATCATTCTGCTCACCGGGTTTGCCCCGGCCGATGCGATTGCCTCACTTCTCATTGCGGCGATGATCGTGCCGCGTGCCGTCGTGTTGCTGCGCGATGTGGTGCGCGTCTTCAGCGAATCGGCGCCCGCAGACACCGATGTGGCAGAGATTCGTCGGCACCTCGAGGAAACCACGGGCGTCCTGGCCGTGCACGACGTGCACGTGTGGGCGATCACGAGTGGCGCGCATGTCTTCAGTGCTCACATTGTGGTCGAACCTGAAGTGCTCGCCGACGGCCGGGCCGGCGCCCTCCTCGATGAGTTATCAGCCTGTCTCGCCACGCACTTCGATGTGGACCATTCCACATTTCAGCTCGAGCCCGCCGAACACGCTAGCCACGGGCACGATCACCTGCATCCCTGA